One segment of uncultured Tolumonas sp. DNA contains the following:
- a CDS encoding prepilin-type N-terminal cleavage/methylation domain-containing protein, whose amino-acid sequence MVKKTYSQLNHRGFSLIELMVVLAVMSILATLGTALTQSWSSSNQLQLGKNLLTQGAAHAKSLALRNGSGINSNTVAAFLVLKNNTLCVLNGTATTLNCTTPVWQTQLNVSASINSASTQCIGWNSMGLPETASLGGTTCTTTLAYSISSGGQNATGYLE is encoded by the coding sequence ATGGTAAAAAAAACGTATTCACAGCTAAACCATCGCGGATTTTCATTAATTGAATTAATGGTCGTCCTGGCTGTGATGAGTATTTTGGCTACGCTCGGCACAGCATTGACACAGAGTTGGAGCAGCTCAAATCAATTGCAGCTTGGGAAAAATCTACTGACGCAAGGCGCCGCTCATGCCAAATCACTCGCGTTACGTAATGGCTCCGGTATAAACAGCAATACTGTAGCGGCCTTTTTAGTATTAAAAAATAATACGTTATGTGTGCTTAATGGGACGGCAACAACATTGAATTGCACGACTCCTGTGTGGCAAACGCAATTGAACGTTTCAGCAAGCATTAACTCCGCGTCAACACAATGTATTGGCTGGAACAGTATGGGTTTGCCAGAAACCGCATCACTAGGTGGAACAACTTGCACCACAACCTTGGCTTATTCAATCTCGAGTGGAGGTCAGAATGCGACTGGTTATCTTGAATGA
- a CDS encoding type IV pilin protein produces the protein MISGFTLIELMVAVAIIAILAAIAMPSYSFFITSGKAKDASADLTALALNFENTYQLQLQYPVNTAGTVATTALFSGWSPTASSYFSYTVSSSSSSYTLTATGKTGTGLSGCVLTLNNSNARTATSQCGFTSW, from the coding sequence ATGATCTCTGGATTCACGCTAATTGAATTAATGGTAGCTGTGGCAATTATTGCTATTCTCGCTGCTATCGCGATGCCGTCTTACAGTTTTTTCATTACTTCAGGTAAAGCAAAAGACGCATCGGCTGATCTCACTGCCCTCGCCCTTAATTTTGAAAACACATATCAGCTACAGCTGCAATATCCGGTGAATACAGCTGGGACCGTAGCAACAACCGCACTATTCAGTGGCTGGAGCCCGACAGCTTCATCTTATTTCTCTTATACCGTCAGCAGTTCCAGCAGCAGCTATACATTAACGGCAACAGGTAAGACTGGCACAGGTCTGAGTGGATGCGTCTTGACGCTCAATAATAGCAACGCCAGAACAGCAACTAGCCAATGTGGTTTTACATCATGGTAA
- a CDS encoding pyruvate, water dikinase regulatory protein, with protein MKRSVFYISDGTAITAEVLGHAVLSQFPLEPDFYTIPFVDNVSKAAEVSQKNNEIYLQSGCRPLVFFSIVSDSVREIILASHGFCQDVVQSLIAPLQQELGIEPIASSQRRPYGLTENNILKYDARIAAIDYTLAHDDGISLRNLELAQVILLGVSRSGKTPTSLYLALQFGVYAVNYPFIADDMDHLQLPRALLPYKNRLFGLTIDPERLSAIRQERRGNSRYASLRQCRMELAEVEALYRNHQIPYLNTTNYSVEEITAKLMEIMNLQRQK; from the coding sequence ATGAAACGCTCCGTATTTTATATCTCTGATGGCACCGCTATTACCGCAGAAGTCTTAGGGCATGCAGTGTTGTCGCAATTTCCGCTAGAGCCTGATTTTTATACTATCCCTTTTGTGGATAACGTCAGTAAAGCGGCTGAAGTCAGTCAGAAGAACAACGAAATTTATCTGCAATCAGGCTGCAGACCCTTGGTATTTTTCTCGATCGTTTCTGACTCGGTGCGAGAGATCATTCTGGCTAGTCACGGTTTTTGTCAGGATGTGGTGCAGTCGTTGATTGCCCCGTTACAGCAGGAACTGGGTATTGAACCCATCGCGTCATCGCAACGGCGGCCTTATGGACTGACGGAAAATAACATACTGAAATATGACGCCCGTATTGCCGCGATTGATTATACATTGGCGCATGACGATGGCATTTCACTGCGTAATCTGGAACTGGCGCAGGTGATCTTATTGGGCGTATCGCGCAGTGGTAAAACACCGACCAGCCTTTATCTGGCGCTGCAATTTGGCGTCTATGCGGTGAATTACCCGTTTATTGCCGATGATATGGATCACCTACAACTACCGCGGGCATTGTTACCGTATAAAAACCGGCTGTTTGGTTTAACGATAGACCCTGAGCGGTTGTCGGCGATCAGGCAGGAGCGGCGTGGAAACAGTCGCTATGCATCATTGCGACAATGCCGTATGGAGTTGGCTGAAGTGGAAGCGCTCTATCGTAATCATCAGATCCCTTATCTCAACACCACGAACTATTCGGTGGAGGAGATCACGGCCAAACTGATGGAAATCATGAATTTACAGCGTCAGAAATAA
- the ppsA gene encoding phosphoenolpyruvate synthase, which produces MTNVLWYNQLNMHDVDRVGGKNASLGEMITNLASLGVSVPNGFATTAQAFNDFLEQSGVNQNIYLLLDKTDINDLNALTEAGRQIRQWIVDTPFQPELEQAIREAYLQLADGQTDASFAVRSSATAEDMPDASFAGQQETFLNVQGIDAVMVAIKHVFSSLFNDRAISYRVHQGYDHRGVALSAGVQRMVRSDLAAAGVMFTLDTESGFDQVVFITSAYGLGEMVVQGAVNPDEFYVHKPTLNNQKPAIVRRTIGSKKIRMVYADSKEHGKQVQIEDVPAELSQRFSLTDAEVEQLARQALLIELHYGRPMDIEWAKDGHTGQLYIVQARPETVRSNEQVMERYQLTSRGKVLIEGRAIGQRIGAGPVKIIHSISEMDQVQPGDVLVTDMTDPDWEPIMKRAAAIVTNRGGRTCHAAIIARELGIPAVVGCGNATETLQAGQNVTVSCAEGDTGFVYQDLQDFSVRRLQVNKMPALPLKIMMNVGNPDRAFDFARLPNDGVGLARLEFIINRMIGVHPKALLEFEQQPPALQQQIRELMLGHDDPVEFYISRLAEGISTLSAAFWPKRVIVRLSDFKSNEYANLLGGEHYEPQEENPMLGFRGAGRYISSTFHDCFALECEAVKRVRNRMGLTNIELMVPFVRTVAQAKAVIAQLETEGLKRGENGLKIMMMCEIPSNALLAEQFLQHFDGFSIGSNDMTQLTLGLDRDSGLVSELFDERNDAVKSLLAMAIAAAKKQGKYVGICGQGPSDHADFALWLKEQGIDSLSLNPDTVVQTWLTLAE; this is translated from the coding sequence GTGACTAACGTGCTTTGGTATAACCAACTCAACATGCACGATGTTGATCGGGTGGGAGGCAAAAATGCCTCTCTTGGCGAAATGATCACGAATCTGGCGTCATTAGGTGTCTCTGTACCTAATGGTTTTGCCACAACCGCACAGGCGTTTAATGATTTTCTGGAACAAAGTGGCGTAAACCAGAATATTTATCTGTTGCTCGATAAAACGGATATTAATGATCTCAATGCGCTGACCGAAGCCGGCCGCCAGATCCGCCAATGGATCGTTGATACCCCCTTCCAGCCGGAATTAGAACAAGCGATACGTGAAGCCTATCTGCAACTGGCGGACGGCCAAACTGATGCCTCGTTTGCTGTGCGTTCTTCTGCCACCGCCGAAGACATGCCCGATGCCTCCTTTGCCGGACAGCAGGAAACATTCCTCAACGTGCAGGGCATTGATGCGGTCATGGTTGCCATCAAGCATGTTTTTTCCTCATTGTTTAATGATCGGGCTATTTCTTACCGTGTACATCAGGGGTATGACCATCGAGGCGTTGCTTTATCTGCCGGTGTGCAGCGTATGGTACGTTCGGATTTAGCCGCTGCCGGTGTCATGTTCACGCTGGATACCGAGTCTGGTTTTGATCAGGTGGTGTTTATTACCTCGGCTTACGGGCTGGGTGAAATGGTGGTGCAAGGGGCCGTCAACCCCGATGAATTTTATGTACATAAGCCAACGCTGAATAATCAGAAACCGGCGATTGTGCGCCGCACCATTGGTTCAAAAAAAATCCGCATGGTTTATGCGGACAGTAAAGAGCACGGCAAACAGGTGCAGATTGAAGATGTCCCCGCCGAGCTGAGTCAGCGTTTCAGTTTGACGGATGCAGAAGTTGAACAACTAGCCCGTCAGGCGCTATTGATTGAGCTGCACTACGGTCGCCCGATGGATATCGAATGGGCCAAAGATGGTCACACCGGCCAGCTGTATATCGTGCAAGCGCGGCCGGAAACCGTGCGCTCGAACGAGCAGGTGATGGAACGTTATCAGCTCACTTCGCGCGGCAAAGTGCTGATTGAAGGCCGTGCGATTGGCCAGCGAATTGGAGCGGGGCCGGTCAAAATCATCCACAGCATCAGTGAGATGGATCAGGTGCAACCTGGCGATGTGCTGGTTACCGACATGACTGACCCAGACTGGGAGCCGATCATGAAACGGGCGGCAGCGATTGTAACTAACCGTGGAGGCCGTACCTGTCATGCCGCGATTATTGCGCGCGAACTGGGGATCCCTGCCGTGGTAGGCTGCGGTAATGCCACCGAGACTTTGCAGGCTGGACAAAACGTGACGGTTTCATGCGCCGAAGGCGATACCGGTTTTGTCTATCAGGATCTGCAGGATTTCAGCGTGCGCCGTTTGCAGGTGAATAAAATGCCAGCGTTACCACTGAAAATCATGATGAACGTCGGCAACCCCGATCGCGCCTTCGATTTTGCCCGTTTACCCAATGATGGTGTGGGTCTGGCGCGACTCGAATTTATCATCAACCGTATGATCGGTGTGCACCCAAAAGCTTTACTCGAATTTGAGCAGCAGCCCCCCGCGTTACAGCAGCAGATCAGGGAGTTGATGCTAGGCCATGATGATCCGGTCGAGTTTTATATCAGCCGTCTGGCAGAAGGGATTTCTACCCTCTCCGCCGCGTTCTGGCCAAAACGGGTGATCGTGCGTCTGTCTGATTTCAAATCGAACGAATATGCCAATCTGCTCGGTGGTGAGCATTACGAACCTCAGGAAGAAAACCCGATGCTGGGCTTCCGTGGGGCCGGTCGCTATATTTCTTCGACATTCCACGACTGTTTTGCGCTGGAGTGTGAAGCGGTGAAACGGGTGCGCAATCGCATGGGGCTAACCAATATTGAGCTGATGGTGCCGTTCGTGCGAACGGTGGCACAGGCCAAAGCCGTAATTGCGCAGCTGGAAACCGAGGGGCTGAAACGCGGCGAGAATGGCCTGAAGATCATGATGATGTGTGAGATCCCATCGAATGCCTTGCTGGCTGAACAGTTCCTACAACATTTTGATGGTTTTTCTATCGGTTCCAACGATATGACGCAGCTGACGCTGGGTTTAGATCGCGATTCCGGTCTGGTATCAGAGCTATTTGATGAACGTAACGACGCCGTCAAATCCTTGTTGGCAATGGCGATTGCCGCGGCGAAAAAACAGGGTAAATACGTTGGTATTTGCGGTCAAGGCCCGTCAGATCATGCTGATTTTGCCTTGTGGCTGAAGGAACAGGGGATCGATAGTTTATCACTGAACCCGGATACCGTGGTGCAGACCTGGTTAACATTAGCGGAATAG
- a CDS encoding diguanylate cyclase yields the protein MRTLPSTDAGIIKWGSYLLFALLYLILSLSAEAAPQEKITLQLRWFHQFQFAGYYAAQMKGYYHDAGLDVRIMDSKPGMDVVSEVISGRAHYGVSNSSLLLARQQGKPVVALAAIFQHSPLVFIARADAGISSVHDLPGKKIMLEPHADELMAYLKKEGVATGQLKLLPYSFDFGDLIDGKVDAISAFSSDELYYLDRSAFRYLMFTPRSAGIDFYGDNLFTTEQEIQMHPDRVKAFRAASIKGWIYAMQHPEEIANVIISHYGYRDSKAHLLYEAKNMIPLLGHDNVELGYMYAGRWQHIADTYADLGLMPADFSLRGFLYQPEPEPKDLSHLYAAIAVALSVGGLCLVIAVIFIRLNRKLTNESKARQAAIKYMEESERNLRFITENSADVIWTMDIATGKFTYISPSVYQLRGYTVDEVMQQSPEELMTPESSERAYRSLVDSIERWHAGDHSDTRKVTEIDQPHKDGHIISTEVVTTLHANAEGHLTSIIGISRDISERKKAEEVIRNLAFYDSLTRLPNRRLLLDRLEQAITQAKRNESRLALMFIDLDKFKPVNDQYGHEAGDWLLKAVAQRMETCLRESDTAARIGGDEFIVLLPEIRRNRDAVAVAEKIRDVLNQPFEMSEGIHLNISACIGIAIYPDHGLTEKQLMKNGDTAMYQAKESGRNRVWIYQRNQDSSILSDDALMRLHWKKSYESGENTIDQEHKELFRLASLLINAAIERDTRPEEFENAFQALLDHAAKHFAGEEMILADYQYEDLEEHAKLHKELVTRAQMLHHAAIHRQMSMGELIDFIIDDLVKGHMFKQDRKFYHLFKK from the coding sequence ATGCGGACTCTTCCATCAACAGATGCTGGGATTATCAAATGGGGGAGTTATCTCCTGTTTGCCTTGTTGTATTTGATTCTGTCGCTATCGGCGGAGGCAGCGCCGCAGGAAAAAATTACCTTACAGCTGAGATGGTTCCATCAATTTCAGTTTGCCGGATATTACGCGGCTCAAATGAAAGGTTACTACCACGATGCGGGTCTTGATGTTCGCATCATGGATTCTAAACCGGGTATGGACGTTGTCAGTGAGGTCATTTCTGGCCGGGCGCACTATGGTGTTAGCAATAGCTCATTATTATTAGCGCGACAGCAAGGTAAACCGGTTGTTGCACTAGCGGCTATTTTTCAGCATTCCCCGTTAGTTTTTATTGCTCGTGCAGATGCCGGTATTTCATCTGTTCATGATCTGCCGGGCAAAAAAATAATGCTGGAACCTCACGCCGATGAATTAATGGCCTATTTAAAGAAAGAAGGCGTGGCTACAGGGCAATTAAAATTATTACCGTATAGCTTTGATTTTGGTGATTTGATCGATGGCAAAGTTGATGCAATTAGCGCCTTTAGTTCCGATGAACTTTACTATCTGGATAGAAGTGCATTTCGTTATCTGATGTTTACGCCGCGCTCGGCAGGTATCGATTTCTATGGTGACAATTTATTTACCACGGAACAGGAAATACAGATGCACCCCGATCGCGTGAAGGCTTTTCGTGCAGCCAGTATCAAAGGCTGGATTTATGCGATGCAGCACCCCGAAGAAATCGCCAATGTCATTATTTCTCATTATGGCTATCGGGACTCTAAAGCTCATTTGTTGTATGAAGCTAAAAATATGATCCCGCTGTTAGGGCATGACAATGTGGAATTGGGATATATGTATGCTGGCCGTTGGCAGCATATTGCCGATACCTATGCCGATCTGGGGTTAATGCCGGCTGATTTTTCATTACGTGGTTTTTTATATCAGCCGGAGCCAGAACCCAAAGACCTTTCCCATCTTTATGCCGCCATTGCTGTTGCCTTGTCTGTTGGCGGGTTGTGTCTTGTCATCGCCGTTATATTTATTCGCTTAAACAGAAAGCTGACTAACGAAAGTAAAGCCAGACAAGCTGCGATCAAGTATATGGAAGAGAGCGAGCGAAACCTGCGGTTTATTACTGAAAATTCGGCTGATGTTATATGGACGATGGATATTGCCACCGGCAAATTTACATATATCAGCCCCTCAGTTTACCAATTACGTGGCTACACGGTAGATGAGGTGATGCAACAGTCACCTGAAGAACTGATGACACCGGAATCATCAGAACGAGCTTATAGATCGTTAGTGGACTCTATTGAACGTTGGCATGCTGGCGACCATAGCGATACCCGTAAAGTGACGGAGATTGATCAGCCACATAAAGATGGTCATATCATTTCTACTGAAGTTGTCACGACCTTACATGCCAATGCGGAAGGGCATTTGACATCAATCATTGGGATCAGCCGGGATATTTCTGAGCGTAAAAAAGCCGAAGAAGTGATCCGGAATCTGGCTTTTTATGATTCGTTGACCAGACTGCCTAATCGGCGTTTATTGTTAGATCGGCTGGAACAAGCGATTACACAGGCGAAACGTAATGAATCACGGCTGGCGTTGATGTTTATTGATTTGGATAAATTTAAACCGGTTAATGATCAATATGGTCACGAGGCGGGTGACTGGCTGTTAAAGGCCGTCGCGCAGCGCATGGAGACCTGTTTGCGTGAATCAGACACTGCGGCCCGTATTGGCGGCGATGAATTTATTGTTTTATTACCTGAGATCAGACGAAATCGGGATGCAGTTGCTGTGGCGGAAAAGATCCGCGATGTTTTAAACCAACCATTTGAAATGTCGGAAGGGATACATCTGAATATTTCAGCATGTATCGGTATTGCGATTTACCCAGACCATGGATTGACGGAAAAACAACTGATGAAAAATGGCGATACAGCAATGTATCAGGCCAAAGAATCTGGACGGAACCGCGTCTGGATTTATCAGCGAAACCAGGATAGTTCGATTTTGAGTGACGATGCACTAATGCGTCTTCATTGGAAGAAATCGTATGAAAGTGGCGAAAATACGATTGATCAAGAGCACAAAGAGCTATTCCGGCTGGCCAGTCTTTTGATCAACGCAGCCATAGAACGCGATACCCGGCCGGAAGAATTTGAAAATGCCTTCCAAGCATTGCTGGATCATGCCGCTAAACATTTTGCTGGCGAAGAAATGATCCTTGCTGATTATCAGTATGAAGATCTGGAAGAACACGCAAAATTGCACAAGGAGCTGGTAACTCGTGCGCAAATGCTGCATCACGCGGCTATTCATCGACAAATGTCGATGGGGGAATTGATCGATTTCATCATTGATGACTTGGTAAAAGGCCATATGTTTAAACAAGACCGCAAGTTCTATCATCTATTTAAGAAATAG
- the rmuC gene encoding DNA recombination protein RmuC — protein MTEMVFGLPVLVLAVLLASTAGWFLSYVRSQKIIANQDVQMGRLETERELLLERIEEREQQLGQRNLELNQLQLKHTELLRQHAELRTSLNEKQLHFNEQLRQLSNSREMLKTEFENLANEILERKGKAFKELNQESIYHLLKPVQTEMQGFRQKVESIHVEELKQRSELRAELINLQNLNRQITDQADKLTNALQGQKKVQGNWGELMLENVLDNSGLRLGVDYKREVSFSTVDGRQRPDAIVYLPQQKHLIIDAKTSLAAYTRYVNAEHELERQQALAEHAQAVSARINELADRDYYKLPGLNSPEVVIMFIPIESAYVEALRFDNTLYQRAIERNVLVATPTTLLTSLNIVRQLWRFEDQNKHTAELASRAERFYSKLNNFLTSMQEVGKQLDKAKGSYEKAFSQLYSGKGNLIKQAAEFKDLGVSVQKELPDELVELALLEVGEGQQ, from the coding sequence ATGACAGAGATGGTTTTCGGCTTACCCGTATTAGTGTTGGCTGTTTTGCTGGCTAGCACCGCGGGCTGGTTTTTATCTTATGTCCGTTCACAAAAAATCATCGCTAACCAAGATGTGCAGATGGGGCGTTTGGAAACAGAACGCGAGTTATTGCTGGAACGTATCGAAGAGCGCGAGCAACAGTTGGGGCAACGAAATCTGGAGTTGAATCAGCTCCAGCTTAAACATACGGAATTGTTACGACAACACGCGGAGCTTCGCACTTCACTCAATGAGAAACAGCTGCATTTCAATGAACAACTGCGCCAATTGTCGAATAGCCGTGAGATGTTGAAAACCGAGTTTGAAAATCTGGCTAATGAAATTTTGGAGCGGAAAGGCAAAGCCTTCAAAGAACTGAATCAGGAAAGTATTTATCACCTGCTTAAACCGGTACAAACCGAAATGCAGGGGTTCCGGCAAAAAGTTGAAAGCATTCATGTTGAAGAGCTGAAACAACGCAGTGAACTGCGGGCCGAACTGATTAATCTGCAAAATCTGAATCGCCAAATTACTGATCAAGCCGATAAGTTAACCAATGCATTGCAAGGGCAGAAAAAAGTGCAGGGTAACTGGGGCGAGTTGATGCTGGAGAATGTGCTGGATAATTCCGGTTTACGTTTAGGTGTCGATTATAAGCGAGAGGTCAGCTTTTCTACTGTCGATGGGCGACAACGCCCCGATGCTATCGTGTATTTACCGCAACAAAAACACCTGATTATTGACGCTAAAACCTCATTGGCAGCCTATACCCGTTATGTGAATGCCGAACATGAACTGGAGCGTCAGCAAGCCTTAGCGGAACACGCACAAGCAGTGAGTGCACGAATTAATGAATTGGCTGATCGTGATTATTACAAATTGCCGGGGCTGAACTCGCCGGAAGTGGTGATCATGTTTATTCCGATCGAATCAGCTTATGTAGAGGCTTTGCGATTTGATAACACGCTTTATCAGCGTGCGATTGAGCGCAATGTGCTGGTGGCAACACCCACCACGTTATTGACTAGCCTTAACATCGTGCGGCAACTGTGGCGGTTTGAAGATCAGAACAAACATACTGCAGAATTGGCAAGCCGGGCAGAGCGTTTTTACAGCAAATTGAATAACTTTCTGACCAGTATGCAGGAAGTCGGCAAGCAGCTTGATAAAGCCAAAGGCAGCTATGAAAAAGCGTTCTCGCAGCTGTATTCCGGTAAAGGCAATTTGATCAAACAAGCTGCCGAATTTAAAGATCTCGGTGTTTCGGTGCAAAAAGAATTACCCGATGAACTGGTGGAACTCGCACTGTTAGAAGTCGGGGAAGGGCAGCAGTAA
- a CDS encoding ROK family protein, with protein MKYLVIDVGGSAIKYALMDKQAVTLEKGQVTTPPDSFAEFMAEIVHLYKKYQDQITGIAFSLPGVIDSEQGYSITGGSLTYNNKRNFVADIQQHCPVPVTIENDAKCAALAEAWQGSLVGCKNGVVVVLGTAVGGGIFLNGQLYKGSHFAAGELSFLLTDSWHAKGEPYHYWGHDGGSRGLCRAVEHIKRLPPKSVNGQQVFDWANEGDEDVCEALDAYTYRLSMQLFNLQSLFDPDVIAIGGGISAQPLLLQYIEQNLIYLEQHLPMHLTIPKVVRCHFMNDANLVGALHHHLQLTETPVP; from the coding sequence ATGAAATATTTGGTTATCGATGTCGGCGGTTCAGCCATTAAATATGCGTTAATGGATAAACAAGCCGTGACGTTAGAAAAAGGTCAAGTAACGACACCACCCGATAGTTTTGCAGAGTTTATGGCTGAGATCGTCCATTTATACAAAAAGTATCAGGATCAAATCACAGGAATTGCTTTCAGTTTGCCCGGTGTCATTGACAGTGAACAAGGCTATTCCATTACTGGCGGCTCACTGACCTATAACAATAAACGGAATTTTGTTGCAGATATTCAGCAACACTGCCCGGTACCCGTCACTATCGAAAATGATGCCAAATGCGCAGCCTTAGCTGAAGCTTGGCAAGGTAGTCTGGTCGGTTGCAAAAATGGTGTCGTTGTCGTGTTAGGAACCGCGGTTGGCGGCGGTATTTTTCTGAATGGGCAACTTTATAAAGGGTCACATTTTGCTGCCGGTGAACTGAGCTTTTTATTGACCGACAGCTGGCATGCGAAAGGCGAACCTTACCATTATTGGGGACATGATGGAGGAAGCCGGGGTTTATGTCGTGCCGTTGAACACATCAAACGCCTGCCACCAAAAAGTGTGAATGGACAGCAAGTATTTGACTGGGCAAATGAGGGGGATGAGGACGTTTGTGAAGCACTGGATGCCTACACCTACCGTCTGTCCATGCAATTGTTCAACTTACAATCGTTGTTTGATCCAGATGTCATTGCCATTGGCGGCGGGATAAGCGCACAGCCGTTGCTGTTGCAATATATTGAACAAAACCTAATTTATCTTGAACAACACCTGCCAATGCACCTGACAATTCCAAAGGTCGTGCGCTGTCATTTTATGAATGATGCCAATCTGGTAGGGGCTCTGCACCATCATCTGCAGCTCACTGAAACACCGGTGCCTTAA
- a CDS encoding PAS domain-containing methyl-accepting chemotaxis protein gives MKLNQPVTQKERTYSQDLNLISTTDLQSNITDANASFCDIAGFSLDELRNKPHHVVRHPDMPPQAFADMWKHIRQGQSWMGVVKNRCKNGDHYWVNAFVTPIRDNKGNIIEYQSVRVSPNDEEKKRAEKIYAQLNKNQTPWQLRLPHYSSSFLIQCVLTVNALLLSWMAISGFNPILMSLCAFTTLTALLLNNRQSSRIRKLSKRAQERFDNSLMQLIYTGKVGSLSAIELSMLMNEAELRAVVARTGETSHNILAAANEDVKNVMSITRNLEQQRTETEMVATAVTEMSNSIIEVSESAEHTSLAIDKATVLSSEGRDSVDSTIQAVVGMHNEINRSQLVINALAGDCRAIEHVLDVINNIANQTNLLALNAAIEAARAGEHGRGFAVVADEIRSLAIKTQTSTNEIQNMIHELQASATKAEQAMESGRQLSAVCQDKAKGTGVVLEKIDAMLQEIAAAGSQIAQAVHQQAGVTEELSHNVFNIKSLAEESTSSSHKTMTGINDLADRLNDLDRLIIQFQRNKTPTSRNSSYLTQTVAASI, from the coding sequence ATGAAACTAAACCAACCAGTTACTCAAAAAGAAAGAACCTATTCTCAAGATCTAAATCTTATTTCTACCACTGACCTACAAAGTAACATTACAGATGCCAATGCCAGCTTCTGCGATATCGCTGGGTTTTCATTAGATGAATTACGGAATAAACCTCATCACGTCGTGCGCCATCCCGATATGCCCCCACAGGCATTTGCGGATATGTGGAAACACATACGCCAAGGCCAAAGCTGGATGGGGGTAGTTAAAAATCGCTGTAAAAATGGCGATCACTACTGGGTTAATGCCTTTGTTACGCCGATCAGAGACAACAAAGGAAACATCATTGAATATCAATCTGTTCGTGTATCACCGAATGATGAAGAAAAAAAACGCGCGGAAAAAATTTATGCTCAACTCAACAAAAACCAAACACCATGGCAACTCCGCTTGCCTCATTATTCATCATCGTTCCTGATCCAATGCGTTCTCACTGTTAATGCGTTATTACTTAGCTGGATGGCAATATCAGGCTTTAATCCTATTCTTATGTCCTTGTGTGCATTCACCACACTAACTGCATTGTTATTAAATAATAGACAGTCATCTCGTATTCGCAAATTAAGCAAAAGAGCACAAGAACGTTTTGATAACTCATTAATGCAATTGATTTATACCGGCAAAGTAGGCTCACTCTCCGCCATTGAATTGTCTATGTTAATGAATGAGGCGGAATTGCGCGCAGTCGTCGCCAGAACCGGTGAAACCAGCCATAACATCTTGGCTGCGGCCAATGAGGATGTAAAAAATGTAATGTCCATTACTCGCAATCTGGAGCAGCAGCGCACCGAAACAGAAATGGTAGCCACTGCTGTCACGGAAATGAGTAATTCCATTATCGAAGTGTCCGAAAGTGCAGAACACACCTCATTGGCAATTGATAAAGCAACCGTCTTATCAAGCGAAGGCCGAGACAGTGTTGATAGCACTATTCAGGCGGTTGTCGGCATGCACAATGAAATTAATCGCTCTCAGTTAGTGATCAATGCATTGGCGGGGGATTGCAGAGCAATTGAACATGTACTTGATGTGATCAATAACATTGCTAATCAAACTAATCTTTTGGCATTAAATGCCGCGATTGAAGCCGCCCGCGCCGGTGAACATGGTCGAGGATTTGCGGTAGTTGCCGATGAAATTCGTTCACTGGCAATCAAGACACAGACTTCCACCAATGAGATACAAAACATGATCCACGAGCTACAAGCGAGTGCGACAAAAGCAGAACAAGCCATGGAATCAGGGCGACAACTGTCAGCTGTTTGCCAAGATAAAGCCAAAGGCACTGGTGTCGTGCTAGAAAAGATCGATGCTATGTTGCAAGAAATCGCCGCTGCAGGTTCTCAGATAGCTCAAGCGGTTCATCAACAAGCCGGCGTGACAGAAGAACTGAGTCACAACGTGTTCAATATTAAATCTTTGGCGGAAGAATCAACGAGCAGCAGTCATAAAACAATGACTGGCATTAATGATCTGGCTGATCGTTTAAATGATTTAGATCGCCTGATTATTCAATTTCAACGTAACAAAACACCGACATCGCGGAATAGCAGTTATCTGACACAAACAGTTGCGGCATCCATTTAA